TCTCATTATTAATTTATTCCCAATAGAACATTAATAGCATATCAGATGGAGAAATTGTGCAACCAAAGACTAACAAAAATTTAAATACATGAGACTAAAATATCCCATACAAAATTACTTTCATGGATATTGTCAGTatgtctgcagagctgcattATTTTACACTGTAAGACCGAACCCAGAGCAAATAGTTCGGCAgagaaaagacatgaaaattGTCCAAATTGCGTAAATATGATTGACACACTTTCAATCCTGTGTACTGGAACTTTATAGTATGCTTAAGAGAGTGATCATTTATACCACAGTTCTTTACTGAGACATTCAAGGAAATAGTCTCCGGGAGCCAGAACCCAGCTACAAAGACTTCTGATccctcaaataaatgaatacagcATTTAGATGTACACCAGTTGTGCATGACATGTTCAGAAATATGCTTCCTCTTCATCTGAGACATGCTGAAATGGAGCAAAGTGTCTCATAGTTTGCGTTTATCCTATATCACCATGTTAACACTCAGTAGTATTTTTTCCCTGCTTCTGCAGGATTTTGAGAGATAGAAATGTCCTGCGTATTGTTCTAAAGTATTCAGTGACCCCAGAATGCAgctggcccctgctgaatcagctgTATTTCACTCTAAGACCCGATTATCAGCGCCACTCATTATGACTCAAGAGCTGCTCATGCTTGCACCACTGAGAATGTTGAAATGGAATAGGAAATCATATTTactgaaggaaatgaaaaagtTCCAGAGCTAAGTACTTCTTTCACAGTTCACAGGATTTAGAGTGACTTCAAAGTCTTTGTACCAGAAAAAACGTAATCTTACAAAATAATAGAAAGTAGTAATGTGAACAGGcctgtttctttaaaactggCTTTGCAATGAGCCTGTCTGTGTGGATTTTAATTACACGTTATACTCCAAGAGCTAAATTAATGTTGTTTTGCACAAACGAGAATGGATTTGCATACAGCACTGTTTTTGCAGGTTAGTGCAATCCTGAGTGCTTCACAATAGACAGACAGTGATAATGACaccaaacaaaaaagtaaaatgctgtttttgaTCATCTGATGGCAGCCTCGCCTCACCTCAGGTCTGCTGATGAGCACAGAAATACATTAAGGTCAAACAGATACAAAAGGCTGTGGAATGTGGGGGGAGGAAGGACGTCCAGTTGagacaaatgaatgaaaatgaaacaacaaaacaaggcCAGGACTGTCCCATGTAGAAAAGAACCCATAGCTTTGCCTAATCCACAACGTCCTCCCACAAATATTGTATTCTTAACAAGAGCAAGCAATGCCATCAAGAAGCTCAGAAAGGAAACATTTAGAAATAGCGAGTAGTCAGGCATCATAGATAGGAgcattaatgaaatgaaaaaacctTGTAACCCATGTTCAGAACATTTGGAAAGTAGCTTGATCTAAAACAACATTGAACAGGGAAAACAAATaagattttcagatttttcttgcATTAAGGAAGAATACTAAACAGTTGAAATTTTGCAAACAGTTAAGGACCTTTTTTAATACCGTATGTTGATTATTTATCTAACTTTCCAGGCAATACAAGATTTTGAGTCagattgcatttattttcaagttttcacgctgacttttttttttttatatagttttAGTTGTTTTCTATACCATGGTGCGAACCTTCTCGGAGTTGTTGCTTTTATCTTCAGAGGGGAAGTACTGAACTGAGAAAATCTGAGAATTCACATTAAAATTCAGAGcatggagctggaggacgacacACAATTAAAACTGGCTCCTGTAATTTTGAGTCGGCGTGCACGAACTGCATAATGGTGAATGAATGCTATTCTCCTCCTCGATCCGTTTCTCCAGGATATGATCCTTAATATTAGTAACCTGTAGGTTTCAGTAAggataatatatttttttaaattttatttttttattgatccaCTCCACCAGGTTATCAGAGAGCAAGATATTCTAACAGGTAGCTCAATAGGTAATTTTGAAGATAATTGCCTACATACTGATGTTCTTCTAACCACTAAATATCCTGACTGGTATCCCGCTGCTCATGAACATTTTGGAGACAAGGCGAGATTCTCCATGAACTCAACATCCAAGTTCATCGCAAGTTCTGACCTTTGGTTTTACGCCATCTAAACAATTTTTGGATCCTTTTGGATCAAAAGATCAACATACCAATTTAGGTAATGGGATCCACATTCCTCAAACTTATTTTGAGTGATAGACGACCATGAGTCAGACATTTGGCATTGAGCTGCCAGAGGAGGGGGCGCAGGATGGTTCTGCAGTGTCTTCATGATTATTATTTGCCAGCCCGGCTCAGGGCTTTGGTCTGAGGGTGTAATCCAGTTTATGAAGCAAGATGGATGGAAAGACACGGAGCCATTGATAATGGACATTCTTCACCTGTTCCAAGCTGCTTGGACAAGCGTCATGAAACATGCCAACGGATCAAACGAGGAATGGTGTAGGAAAACAAATAATGGAGACTTAATAAGATCCAAGATATGTCATCTGGGTAAAGAACACTTCTATCGATtttagcaactttttttttataagtcaAATATTCTAAAAGTCATTATTTTCAAATCATGCAAAGTTTTTCCACCAATAAGAATTCAACAGGTTATATAGAGTCTCTATAGAGATATGGCTGCAACTGTGGGAAGATGAAGGCAATGGAAGGCCCTCAGCACCTGTAGAGcgctgctgattggctggctccagtctgcagaaGGCCGCCTTGGATCCTCACAGGTGGACCGTCATCGGCCAATAACACTCCCAAACCTGGCacaacagagtgagagagaaaagaaaagccatgCCTGGAGCCATTGCTCTTCATGAGGTAAACTACCACTTCTGGTAACTTACGCATTTCTTCCTGCCTGCTGCACTTAGTCTTGGGTTTTCAACCGTGCATCCGATACTGGTAAGTCCTATTTAAGCTCTTTTTGTGGGAGAGTACTCACAACAAAAATCAACTGATCTCATTTTTAGCCAgaatttgtgtcattttgtcAGTTTTATACTTTCCAATAAGTTTTGGTATTTGGAAAAATGCAACTTACATGATAATATCAGCCTCAGAATATGCAGGGGTGAAAATCACAAGTACTTGTGTGTCATTTAAAGGGtttaaaaaagggggaaaaacatATCAAGAACAAATGATGAGACGTACGTTTGTTTAAATGAAGGGAAATAaagtgtgtacacacacacacaaccacacacacaacagaccCCCTGTGTCAGTGTGCAGCTGCAGATCACAGACCCAGTGTGGAGGGTGGTCCAGGGACTGAACAGCAGGGGGGGAGGGTCCTGTTTTCCAGGGATAGTCTTCATACACACAGGTATTGTGGAACGTGTACGACACCTAAAGTGCTCCTCCGTGTTCCTCAGTCAGTGATTTGAGCAGGTTGGCGTCGGTCCAGCAGTGTTCGGGGAGGTCTGGTGCACAGTGTCTCATCCCAtcacccccctctcctcctcactgttTGGACTCTTCCGTTTCACATCTGAACAAATGTGATAGTTGGAGAAGAGTTGTTGATGTGAGGACTGCTGTATCCCCAGTCCAAAGAGATCTGCTCCTCCTGGATCAGCTCAGGTAAGAATTCCTGCTCAACCTTTTTGTCATCTCTGCAGCAGCCATTTTTTAAAACTGCCTTAAGATCAAAATGCAGTTTCCTGATCAAAAATACTAGTTTGTTGAAAAACAATGATGCTTggtttcagtctgttttatgtttttcacaGATAAGCAAATGGATCCGAAAGAGCTGAGTGACCCCCTGAACAACGTGTCACTGATTAAAGGTAACCTGCTCTATGGTTTTTCTTCTGGATGTAGAGAGATGGTGAATGACTTGGCATTATGTTGCTCCTGACACATCTTGGTTAGAGTGACAAGAGGGACAGAGGGTGTGAGTCACACTGGGAAAGTGTGAGTGGACCTGCGAGGACAGCCGAGGGCTTCGGAGGTTGATTCCTCTCCTGTGAAGTGTCTGAAGATGGAGTCTGTGCACAGAGGGCTCATGGGCTGATGAATGGACATTTCCTTTGACATCTAGGGTCactaattaaaacaaaagaacaatgTGCCACTTCTCTGATTTATTATAGTAGAAGCATTCACAAGGACATTCATGACAAACATGGGCATTACAGCCAGTGAATCAATTTTGCATGAAGAATGAATTTGTAATGCTGCACTGCACGTTATACATGGGGCACAAAGCAAACAGTGTATTCATCACAACAGCACCTCAGTCTCATCAGATGAAGATATCTCCCACATTCACACCTAAAACATAACATTTTGTCCCTGTGTTCTGTGGTGAATAGCTTTAAATCGTGGAGATTTCTCTCTGTTCGGTTGAGGAATGCTCCCACATTCACTGGAGAGAAAACACGCAGCAGGGAAGGATGGACCGTGATGGCTGTAGCCTTCAGCACTCGGGctaaaaaaagactttctcctacattttttttctctgtcgtCACTTGAGGCAGTGTGATGCTAATATTCCCCAACTAGTCTGAGGGGTATTTTTACCCCCAGATTAATCCCATAACTATTTAGTCAGGTGTCATTCTGTGACATTAAGTCATAATTACTGTGATAACTAATGTTACTAAAGATAACGTGTTGCACCCTGTTCTGACATGCTCCTTATCCCTCCTGGTGTCTTCGCTGATTGTCACAGCGTGGCCAGACGACAGTCCGACAGGGAGCCCACTCACATTCTGACTGGCTCTCATACATATGCATACACGGGGAAACACGCAACCGGCGCTGCCCTCCGTCCTTTTGTCTCGCACACAGCGGGGCGGTCATGCGCTCCAGTTAGAGGGGGTGACCGGCTCGCAGCCTTTGTCTCGGGCCCAATCACTTCTAGATGTTTATCAGCGCCATCTAACAGTATTTGAACGTGCGTGCTTGCGTCATCAGGCGTGCAGTCTTCATGACAGACGCAGCACTTTCTGGTAAAAACCAGTCCTGTGGCGTGTCCATTTATGGTGCACATACTTGACCCGTCCCGGCTCCGGTTTTTGGCTCTGCCAAATGCTTGGGTCTGTGATGAGGTCACCTCTTTTCCTGGCGCTGATAGATTAGGGGATCAAGATATTCACTGGCTGTTTGCAAAGCACAAGTATTTGTGGAGCTTGTTTCCACCTCCAGGAAACACAACCGGCTCTTGACAACCACGTCTTTTGTGCATTGTTTACGCCAACTTACTATTAGCCGTGCACATGTGCTGGAGTATTGTATGTGGCTGAGTAATGGATCATTTTGAGAGAAATGCAGTAGTATCTATTTTTGGGTCAGTAATTAGTTTATGTAATAGGCCCGTTTTAATACCAAGGGAAATCATCTAGTATGTCAGCCCTGGTCAGATATTTGGGACTatagcagattaaaaaaaaaaaaaaaggtgtaactTTCTGTTAACCTTGTAGTTTTCTTTCAGATGATGctttgagagaaaaataaactatGGCTTTGCTGCTAGATATTCATGTTGGGAGAATTCATTGTCCTGTtcttacacattttttttctgtatttgttcaTCAGATGATCTAACCAGGTCAAACATGGGCTCGTCCGGTGATGCCGAAAAAACTATCCAGCGGCTCAATGACGAACTCCGAGAGGCTCAAGAGCTGGCCAACACGGAGAAGCATAAATACATGGAGCTGCAGGGTAATGGAAAAGCTCTTTTAATTATCCAATGTCAGTCTGAACACGCACAGCTGAGTGAAATAAATGTTGCTGTGTTGCTTAggactgctggaggaagagagaaatgaaaataaacaacaagCTGATGAGTCAGCGAGACAGATCAAACTTCTTCAAGGTGCAGTCTTGTGCTTGTGGTTTGGAAATGCGTctgtttttttgctgaaatgCAGAGTAAAATGTCTGCGTGCCAACGTAAACTCTGCTGCTGATCCGGACaggccagctgctgcagcttcaagGTGAGACGGACGCCCTCAGACAGCAGATCGATGCCTCGTCCGGTTCGCGCGACGAGCTGCAGAGCGCGCGCGATGAGGTGAAGTCCCTGAAACGTGCCctggaggccgccgccgccgagcgggACCGCGACGTCGCCGCTCTCCAGTCCAACCTGGCGACCATCTCCGGGGATCTGGACAAGTGGCGCCAGACCGCCAGCAGATACGAGCGCGAGATCAGCGGCCTGCAGCAGgaccttcagcagcagagcaaaCAGTGGCAGAAGACTGCAGAGATACAGGGTAACGCCACGTTCAGACATGGCAGTTCGATAATGGAACAACTTGCAAAATCAGACTCAAAGCTTTGTGTTACGTgtatataaaacaaaacacctaTACAAATGTTTCCAGtggaaataaggaaaaaaaaaaaaaattgctcatTTAGAATCTGATGGAAACATTTCCCCAAAGAGTTtgaaagccacaaaaaaagtaaaatccaCTGGAgtttctttaaatatatttttatcactaaggaaaaaaaaactgcgtcAAACAAATGAATTAACATTTTTGACATTTAAGAAAATCAATGCGTGACTAACTGCACTTCCAATAAAATGACGCTGCGTTACATAATGAAGCTCTGTAGCAAAGTTCAACTTGGAAATGACTCTGATTTCTGTTTGTGACAGTCATTTAATATCCACTGTAAACTAAACCGAGTGAAGACAAATGGGGGAGGATTTGCAGTGATTCTGACTGTCTCTGTCAGTGCAGTGGGAGCAGACCATGTGCTCGTGGAATGCTTGGTTACATaaacctttcctcctctcccgcAGCCGGCGAGCTGCAGTCCATCCAGGCGGAGTGCAGTGGCCTTCAGAAGGAGTGCTCGGCGCTGCGGTCCGAGAGGCAGGACGCCGTGAACAGgcagcagaaggagaagaatGCTCTGCAGAGCGAGTGCGCCTCCCTCAAGGCTGAGAAAGAGGAGCTCCTCAAGGCTCACCAGAAAGAGAAGGGCAAACTGCAGGGCGAGGGTGCTGCGCTGCGCACGGAGAAGGAGGCGgcgctgcagaagcagcagcagctggagaaggacCTTACCAGGTCAGTGCGCTCGTGGAGATCACCGGGAGCTCGGCTTCGCCTCCGCGTCGGTGCTCCCTTCTCTCTCATTTGCTTGTTCGACCACAGCATGTTTGTGCAGTTTACCACATGCCGCACTTCTTGTCACTGCTTCCCCTTTTAAACTCGgtgttgttctttctttctgaaagCTTGCGTGCCCAGAATGCCGAGCTCAACGGCAGCCTCAGAGGCCTGGAGAGAtcccagcaggagctggaggagaagctgcaggccctgaagctgcagcaccagcaggacagcagcaagCTGCAAACACAACTGGAGGAGGCGAACAGCCGCAGCGTGGCTCTGCAGTGTGAGGTACGCTCCGAAATACGCAATAAATCCACCAAGGCCGTCCACTGTCTTCCACTCCTGGTGTCAGAACGTGTCTGTCTTTTACTCCCTTCTTTCACTTCTGCAAATGAGAGCTTTTAAACCACGTGAGACAATTTTCTGTCTGAAAAAGTTGCAGTGCTGTGCATATGCTGTGCATATTTTAAGTAATGAGTTCTATGTGGGCATGACACGGAGAGAATTGAAAGACGTCACTTCAAAATGGTTTCCTTATTTTTACAGAGACATTGACCTTAACAAAACTGATTGGTGAGGCTCGTTCTCAAAAAAGAGTCAAATTTACGACTTTTTTCCTCATAATGTCGACCGATAAATGTCTTCTAAAGGTCATTTCAGAGAATTTCAGATTACGACTGATCATTCCCAGAAAACGTCTGTTAAATGTAATGCTCTGGGCTTTTTCTCCGCCTCCTTGTCAATGGGTGCTTTTACACTGGAATGTGACGCATTTGTAATCAATTTGTctgaaaatgcaatttcatACAACAGTGCATCA
The DNA window shown above is from Salarias fasciatus chromosome 20, fSalaFa1.1, whole genome shotgun sequence and carries:
- the slmapb gene encoding sarcolemma associated protein b isoform X1, with amino-acid sequence MDPKELSDPLNNVSLIKDDLTRSNMGSSGDAEKTIQRLNDELREAQELANTEKHKYMELQGLLEEERNENKQQADESARQIKLLQGQLLQLQGETDALRQQIDASSGSRDELQSARDEVKSLKRALEAAAAERDRDVAALQSNLATISGDLDKWRQTASRYEREISGLQQDLQQQSKQWQKTAEIQAGELQSIQAECSGLQKECSALRSERQDAVNRQQKEKNALQSECASLKAEKEELLKAHQKEKGKLQGEGAALRTEKEAALQKQQQLEKDLTSLRAQNAELNGSLRGLERSQQELEEKLQALKLQHQQDSSKLQTQLEEANSRSVALQCECDEAKTELSDLKAKYEKSEQERESTAAELEECKAGMKELQDKGAKTSLLLPVQAIVIGLILALLYWCFGALW
- the slmapb gene encoding sarcolemma associated protein b isoform X2, with product MDPKELSDPLNNVSLIKDDLTRSNMGSSGDAEKTIQRLNDELREAQELANTEKHKYMELQGLLEEERNENKQQADESARQIKLLQGQLLQLQGETDALRQQIDASSGSRDELQSARDEVKSLKRALEAAAAERDRDVAALQSNLATISGDLDKWRQTASRYEREISGLQQDLQQQSKQWQKTAEIQAGELQSIQAECSGLQKECSALRSERQDAVNRQQKEKNALQSECASLKAEKEELLKAHQKEKGKLQGEGAALRTEKEAALQKQQQLEKDLTSLRAQNAELNGSLRGLERSQQELEEKLQALKLQHQQDSSKLQTQLEEANSRSVALQCECDEAKTELSDLKAKYEKSEQERESTAAELEECKAGMKELQDKGAKKLWMIWGPVAAVALTAVTAAVLFRT